A window of the Microbacterium sp. LWH13-1.2 genome harbors these coding sequences:
- a CDS encoding LacI family DNA-binding transcriptional regulator, protein MSTASERARMPSIRDVARLAGVSHQTVSRVLNDHPSIRPETKAKVLDAIAVLDYRPNLAARALVTSKSNMLGILAATVGEFGPTSSIVGIEDAAREEGYSVSTLNLSATTPEAIGSALRQLAREQVDGIVVLAPQVRAFHVLRGMAVEIPFVSLQTASGSDGVSLSADQVAGARKATEHLIGLGHSDIIHIAGPQDWIEAESRMRGYLDALREADLPTFPPIRGDWTADFGYFAGQELSRRRDFTAVFVANDQMAIGLLHGFRDAGIRVPEDVSVVGFDDIPVAAHVAPTLSTVHQDFPELGRRAVRLLLAQIRGEQTPQFGPLQTTLRTRESSAAR, encoded by the coding sequence ATGTCGACGGCCTCCGAGCGTGCCCGCATGCCCAGCATCCGCGACGTCGCGCGCCTCGCAGGAGTGTCGCATCAGACCGTCTCCCGAGTGCTGAACGACCACCCGAGCATCCGCCCTGAGACCAAGGCCAAGGTGCTCGACGCCATCGCGGTGCTCGACTACCGCCCGAATCTCGCTGCCAGGGCGTTGGTGACGAGCAAGTCCAACATGCTCGGCATCCTCGCGGCGACGGTCGGCGAGTTCGGCCCCACCTCCTCGATCGTCGGCATCGAGGATGCGGCGCGCGAGGAGGGGTATTCGGTCTCGACGCTGAACCTCTCGGCCACGACTCCCGAGGCCATCGGGAGTGCGCTGAGACAGCTGGCTCGAGAGCAGGTCGACGGCATCGTGGTGCTGGCACCGCAGGTGCGAGCGTTCCATGTGCTTCGTGGAATGGCGGTGGAGATCCCGTTCGTGTCGCTGCAGACCGCGTCCGGCTCCGACGGGGTGAGCCTGTCGGCCGACCAGGTTGCCGGTGCACGCAAGGCCACCGAGCACCTGATCGGGCTCGGGCACAGCGACATCATCCACATCGCGGGCCCGCAGGACTGGATCGAGGCGGAGTCGCGCATGCGCGGCTACCTGGATGCCCTGCGCGAGGCCGACCTGCCGACCTTCCCGCCCATCCGCGGAGACTGGACGGCGGATTTCGGCTACTTCGCAGGGCAGGAGCTGTCGCGTCGTCGTGACTTCACCGCGGTGTTCGTCGCGAACGACCAGATGGCGATCGGTCTGCTGCACGGTTTCCGTGACGCCGGCATCCGTGTGCCGGAGGACGTGAGCGTCGTCGGGTTCGACGACATCCCGGTCGCGGCCCATGTCGCGCCGACGCTCAGCACGGTGCACCAGGACTTCCCCGAACTCGGCCGCCGGGCCGTGCGTCTGCTGCTCGCCCAGATCCGCGGAGAGCAGACGCCGCAGTTCGGGCCGCTGCAGACGACTCTGCGCACCAGGGAATCATCGGCCGCTCGATAA
- a CDS encoding 4-(cytidine 5'-diphospho)-2-C-methyl-D-erythritol kinase, protein MSFAAPVDSVHVRAPGKINVYLGVGGRHDDGYHALATVFQAVSLYEDVIARHADDFSITVSGVDDPDSVPLDDRNLAMRAAKLLATAAEYDGGVALEIRKSVPVAGGMGGGSADAAAALVACDALWGTGFSTARLHELGARLGADVPFALHGGTAVGTGRGDQLNPALARGRFDWVLVQSDEGLSTPVVYARLDALRDDEGALADDPPLSLEVPAPVLQALRSGDPDLLAESIYNDLQEAALYERPELETTILRGIHAGALQGIVSGSGPTVALLCASPEGAQEVQSLLREHGLESLHVHGPVQGARIIS, encoded by the coding sequence ATGAGCTTCGCCGCCCCCGTCGACTCGGTGCACGTCCGAGCTCCGGGAAAGATCAACGTCTATCTCGGAGTGGGTGGTCGTCACGACGACGGCTACCACGCGCTCGCGACGGTGTTCCAGGCGGTGTCGTTGTACGAGGACGTGATCGCCAGGCACGCCGACGACTTCTCGATCACGGTGTCGGGTGTCGACGACCCCGACTCCGTGCCGTTGGACGATCGGAACCTCGCCATGCGGGCCGCGAAGCTCCTCGCCACGGCGGCGGAGTACGACGGCGGGGTCGCGCTCGAGATCCGCAAGAGCGTGCCGGTCGCCGGCGGCATGGGCGGCGGATCGGCGGATGCGGCCGCAGCCCTCGTCGCGTGCGATGCCCTGTGGGGCACCGGCTTCTCGACGGCGCGTCTGCACGAGCTCGGCGCTCGTCTCGGCGCCGACGTGCCGTTCGCGCTGCACGGCGGCACCGCTGTCGGCACCGGTCGCGGTGACCAGCTGAACCCGGCGCTGGCCCGCGGCCGCTTCGACTGGGTGCTCGTCCAGAGCGATGAGGGGCTCTCGACGCCGGTGGTCTATGCCCGGCTCGACGCCCTGCGCGATGACGAGGGCGCTCTCGCCGACGACCCGCCCCTCTCCCTGGAGGTGCCGGCACCGGTGCTCCAGGCGCTGCGCTCGGGAGATCCGGATCTGCTGGCCGAGAGCATCTACAACGATCTGCAGGAAGCCGCTCTCTACGAGCGCCCTGAGCTCGAGACGACGATCCTGCGCGGCATCCATGCCGGAGCCCTGCAGGGGATCGTGTCGGGCTCCGGCCCGACGGTCGCGCTGCTGTGCGCGAGCCCCGAGGGCGCGCAGGAGGTGCAGTCGCTGCTGCGCGAGCACGGCCTCGAGTCGCTGCATGTGCATGGCCCTGTGCAGGGCGCCCGCATCATCTCCTGA
- the mgrA gene encoding L-glyceraldehyde 3-phosphate reductase: MTDSPRFRPNIPELHRPYAADESRYQQFEYRQVGTSGLFLPPISLGLWWNFGDNIPLDNQRALLRHAFDRGITHFDLANNYGPPYGSAEKNFGRIFAEDFRPYRDELIISSKAGWDMWPGPYGDFASRKYILASAEQSLTRMGLDYVDIFYSHRADPVTPVAETVAALDTLVRQGKALYVGISSYSAERTAEAVAVATELGTPLVIHQPAYSILNRWVEDGLTETLEQAGVGAIAFTPLAQGLLTDKYLGDGTAARAQKRGSLPEAPLSDAAVETLRSLNEIAKERGQSLAQLAIQWTLRNPVVASALVGASRPEQLDENIAAVNGPAFTDEQLTRIDEAAGSIDVDLWASSTEL, from the coding sequence GTGACCGACTCTCCCCGCTTCCGTCCGAACATCCCCGAGCTGCACCGGCCGTACGCCGCCGACGAGAGCCGCTACCAGCAGTTCGAGTACCGCCAGGTGGGCACCTCAGGCCTGTTCCTGCCGCCGATCTCGCTGGGGCTGTGGTGGAACTTCGGCGACAACATCCCGCTCGACAACCAGCGTGCGCTGCTGCGCCATGCGTTCGACCGCGGCATCACGCACTTCGACCTCGCGAACAACTACGGCCCGCCCTACGGGTCGGCCGAGAAGAACTTCGGGCGCATCTTCGCCGAGGACTTCCGCCCCTACCGCGATGAGCTGATCATCTCGTCGAAGGCCGGCTGGGACATGTGGCCCGGACCCTACGGCGACTTCGCGAGCCGGAAGTACATCCTCGCAAGCGCCGAGCAGTCGCTGACCCGTATGGGCCTCGACTACGTCGACATCTTCTACTCGCACCGCGCCGACCCCGTGACGCCGGTCGCCGAGACGGTCGCGGCGCTCGACACCCTCGTGCGCCAGGGCAAGGCCCTCTACGTCGGCATCTCGTCGTACAGCGCCGAGCGCACGGCAGAGGCCGTCGCCGTCGCCACCGAGCTCGGCACGCCGCTCGTGATCCACCAGCCCGCGTACTCGATCCTCAACCGCTGGGTGGAGGACGGTCTCACCGAGACCCTCGAGCAGGCGGGAGTGGGCGCGATCGCGTTCACGCCGCTCGCCCAGGGGCTGCTCACCGACAAGTACCTCGGCGACGGCACCGCGGCGCGCGCGCAGAAGCGCGGGTCGCTTCCCGAGGCTCCGCTGTCGGATGCCGCGGTCGAGACGCTCCGCTCACTGAACGAGATCGCGAAGGAGCGTGGGCAGTCGCTCGCGCAGCTGGCGATCCAGTGGACGCTGCGCAACCCCGTGGTCGCCTCAGCGCTGGTCGGTGCGTCGCGCCCCGAGCAGCTCGACGAGAACATCGCCGCGGTGAACGGTCCCGCCTTCACCGACGAGCAGCTCACCCGCATCGACGAGGCCGCAGGCTCCATCGACGTCGACCTGTGGGCGTCGTCCACGGAGCTGTGA
- the rsmA gene encoding 16S rRNA (adenine(1518)-N(6)/adenine(1519)-N(6))-dimethyltransferase RsmA — MTVTLLGATEIRRLAAELDVTPTKKLGQNFVVDANTVRKIVHAARVQPGERVVEVGPGLGSLTLAILEAGASVTAVEIDHRLAARLSQTAVEHGVPAEMLTVVDADALRITELPGEPTVLVANLPYNVSVPVLLHFLENFSYLKRGVVMVQAEVAERIAAKPGSKIYGTPSVKAAWYGEWKLSGTVSRQVFWPVPNVDSLLVGFDRSEGERGTEDERRLTFKIVDAAFNQRRKMLRQALSDLFGSSAAASEVLIAAGVAPTARGEDLTVDDYHRIARHVAQIEDAVVTD; from the coding sequence ATGACAGTCACCCTGCTCGGCGCCACCGAGATCCGCCGACTCGCCGCCGAGCTCGATGTCACCCCGACCAAGAAGCTGGGACAGAACTTCGTCGTCGACGCGAACACGGTCCGCAAGATCGTGCATGCGGCGCGGGTGCAGCCGGGGGAGCGGGTCGTCGAGGTCGGGCCGGGGCTCGGCTCTCTCACCCTCGCGATCCTCGAGGCGGGGGCGTCCGTCACCGCCGTCGAGATCGATCACCGGCTCGCCGCCCGACTCTCGCAGACGGCGGTCGAGCACGGAGTGCCGGCTGAGATGCTCACGGTCGTCGACGCCGACGCGCTGCGCATCACCGAGTTGCCCGGCGAACCCACCGTGCTCGTGGCCAATCTGCCCTACAACGTCTCGGTCCCGGTGCTGCTGCACTTCCTCGAGAACTTCTCGTACCTGAAGCGCGGTGTCGTGATGGTGCAGGCCGAGGTCGCTGAGCGCATCGCGGCCAAGCCCGGCTCCAAGATCTACGGCACCCCGAGCGTCAAGGCAGCCTGGTACGGCGAGTGGAAGCTGTCGGGCACCGTGTCTCGTCAGGTCTTCTGGCCCGTCCCCAACGTCGACAGCCTCCTTGTCGGCTTCGACCGGTCGGAGGGCGAGCGCGGCACGGAGGACGAACGCCGACTCACCTTCAAGATCGTGGATGCCGCCTTCAACCAGCGCCGCAAGATGCTGCGACAGGCGCTGTCCGACCTCTTCGGCAGCTCAGCCGCGGCATCCGAGGTCCTGATCGCGGCAGGAGTCGCCCCGACCGCTCGTGGCGAGGACCTCACGGTCGATGACTATCACCGTATTGCGCGGCACGTCGCTCAGATCGAAGACGCCGTCGTCACCGACTAA
- a CDS encoding MFS transporter: MPSLGELIAPRRMGRDFRWLLASSWTSNVGDGVALAAAPLLIASMTSSPILVAAGAIMQFLPWLLFGLHAGAIADRFDRRRLVMFANAGRAVVLAGLCAFLLTGTANIWIVLAVAFLYGTAEVFVDTAGSTLLPMLVKPADLGVGNARLQAGYLVANQFAGPPLGAFLFAAGTAWPFLVEILCVLLAVVLISRMARTPVPPRAAGEGVESHVHTDIAEGLRWLWQNPPVRMLVLIILVFNVTWAAPWGVLVLYATEHLNMGAVGYGALTTASAAGGILATLCFGWLERHVSFATLMRVVLSLEVLMHLAFALTSTGWVALVIMFVFGAYAFIWGTISTTVRQRLVPPELQGRVASVNMVGVFGGMVIGQALGGVIAQVWGLTAPWWFAFVGAALTLLLVWKPISQIVSAVPADQSLNEP; encoded by the coding sequence GTGCCTTCCCTCGGTGAACTGATCGCGCCCCGCCGGATGGGCAGGGACTTCCGCTGGCTGCTCGCGTCGTCGTGGACGAGCAACGTCGGAGACGGTGTCGCCCTCGCAGCGGCTCCCCTGCTCATCGCCTCGATGACGTCGTCGCCGATCCTCGTCGCGGCCGGCGCCATCATGCAGTTCCTCCCGTGGCTGCTGTTCGGCCTGCACGCCGGCGCGATCGCCGACCGCTTCGACCGCCGACGACTGGTGATGTTCGCCAACGCCGGCCGGGCCGTGGTGCTCGCGGGTCTCTGCGCGTTCCTGCTCACGGGCACCGCGAACATCTGGATCGTGCTGGCTGTGGCGTTCCTCTACGGCACGGCAGAGGTGTTCGTCGACACGGCGGGCAGCACGCTGCTGCCGATGCTCGTCAAGCCCGCCGATCTCGGCGTCGGCAACGCGCGACTGCAGGCGGGATACCTGGTCGCGAATCAGTTCGCCGGTCCCCCGCTCGGCGCGTTCCTCTTCGCTGCAGGCACGGCCTGGCCGTTCCTGGTCGAGATCCTCTGCGTGCTGCTCGCCGTCGTCCTGATCTCGCGCATGGCGCGCACGCCCGTACCTCCGCGGGCCGCAGGCGAGGGTGTCGAGTCGCACGTGCACACCGACATCGCCGAGGGGCTGCGCTGGCTGTGGCAGAACCCGCCGGTGCGGATGCTGGTGCTCATCATCCTGGTCTTCAACGTGACCTGGGCGGCCCCGTGGGGCGTGCTGGTGCTCTACGCCACCGAGCACCTGAACATGGGCGCCGTGGGCTATGGAGCGCTGACCACGGCGTCCGCCGCCGGCGGCATCCTCGCCACCCTGTGCTTCGGGTGGCTCGAACGGCACGTGTCGTTCGCGACGCTCATGCGCGTCGTGCTGTCTCTCGAAGTGCTGATGCACCTCGCCTTCGCTCTCACCAGCACCGGGTGGGTCGCACTCGTGATCATGTTCGTCTTCGGCGCCTATGCGTTCATCTGGGGCACGATCTCGACGACGGTCCGTCAGCGCCTCGTGCCGCCCGAACTGCAGGGCCGGGTCGCCTCGGTCAACATGGTCGGCGTGTTCGGCGGCATGGTGATCGGCCAGGCGCTCGGCGGCGTGATCGCCCAGGTCTGGGGGCTCACGGCCCCCTGGTGGTTCGCCTTCGTGGGCGCGGCGCTCACGCTGCTGCTCGTCTGGAAGCCGATCTCGCAGATCGTCTCAGCAGTCCCTGCGGATCAGTCGCTGAACGAGCCGTAG